One segment of Ignavibacteria bacterium DNA contains the following:
- a CDS encoding polysaccharide biosynthesis tyrosine autokinase, with the protein MATKEQNAAGRKTSNQLPINNIKEYLTIIRNNIVPILLIFITSVVVTIVYVTNAIDIFKTITTLKITKPQGSILSSSLIPEAESFQNDRFISNEIEILKSNSIREKVSTTVLDSFNVINDRKKFYYVLGEKNDLNDSIISYKKLTTLLNKIVSINQKRGLDIVEIEVESPSSFEAMIIADIYANVYQKISLDFSRRELTTIREFLALEKDKRFNDLTTSEGAIQDYQQRGGILFLDEQSKKIVDELSNYQADRNAAEVMLQASQKASNEIKDEMSKIDKSLLDYLSGELSQSYFEELQKKIVELEVQRDVEISVLTDERLKDKISKEYQRKIDPLKKTLDDKIVIIKTGILANTPHEKSLITQRLFESELDVIKNRAKLAPLNKVISKIEALFNKLPAQSIELARLERNRKSFEKLYLTLEEKYQEALVNERAKLGNVIIIDKAQLADKPSKPNRQLIVTAGAILGLALGVGFAFLRDYLDRSVKTPEEIEGKGVSVLSWIPSIEELKDLGSSQLEFIVANKPNATASESFKALRTRVYYAKIESQLKTILVTSSLPSEGKTTVALNLAGSFALADKKVLLIDCDLRKPRIHAIFQAERYPGLSDYLFSNVSSDEIIRKTKLENMDFISSGTIPPNPSELLGSKQMVDFLHHFESIYDIIVLDSPPYISVTDAEILSRISDGTILVCRANKTPMDAFLRAHDRIVENENHKFLGSVLNNFSVKSAYGYYYNYYYYYSKPDSHAKKKVKSQIKG; encoded by the coding sequence ATGGCAACCAAGGAACAAAATGCAGCTGGACGAAAAACATCCAATCAACTGCCAATTAACAACATAAAGGAATATTTAACAATAATTCGAAATAACATCGTTCCTATTTTATTGATTTTCATCACAAGTGTAGTTGTAACTATTGTTTATGTTACAAATGCAATAGACATTTTCAAAACTATAACCACTTTGAAAATAACAAAACCTCAAGGAAGTATACTATCTTCTTCTCTTATCCCTGAAGCAGAAAGCTTTCAAAATGATAGATTTATTTCAAATGAAATTGAGATTCTAAAAAGTAATTCTATTAGGGAAAAGGTTTCAACGACTGTACTTGATTCATTCAATGTCATAAATGATAGAAAAAAATTTTATTATGTATTAGGTGAAAAAAATGATCTGAATGACAGTATAATAAGTTATAAAAAACTTACTACACTATTGAATAAAATTGTCTCGATTAATCAAAAGAGGGGGCTTGACATTGTCGAAATCGAAGTAGAAAGCCCTTCAAGTTTTGAAGCAATGATAATAGCTGATATTTACGCTAATGTTTATCAGAAAATTAGTCTTGATTTTAGCAGGAGGGAATTAACAACAATAAGAGAGTTTCTTGCCCTTGAAAAGGATAAAAGATTTAATGATCTCACAACATCTGAAGGAGCTATCCAGGACTATCAACAAAGAGGTGGTATATTATTCTTGGACGAACAATCAAAGAAAATTGTTGACGAATTATCAAATTATCAAGCTGATAGAAATGCTGCAGAGGTGATGTTACAAGCAAGCCAAAAAGCAAGCAATGAAATTAAAGATGAAATGTCGAAAATCGATAAGAGCCTTCTTGATTATTTATCCGGTGAATTAAGTCAATCTTATTTTGAGGAATTGCAGAAGAAAATTGTTGAACTTGAAGTTCAGAGAGATGTTGAGATTTCGGTTTTAACTGATGAGAGATTAAAAGATAAAATATCTAAGGAGTACCAAAGAAAAATTGATCCATTAAAGAAAACTCTTGATGATAAAATAGTAATAATTAAAACAGGGATATTAGCAAATACTCCGCACGAAAAAAGTCTGATTACTCAAAGGCTCTTTGAATCTGAGTTAGATGTCATTAAAAATCGTGCTAAACTAGCACCGTTAAATAAAGTTATTTCAAAAATTGAAGCTCTTTTTAATAAATTACCTGCACAAAGTATTGAGCTTGCTAGACTTGAAAGGAACAGAAAATCATTTGAGAAATTATATTTAACATTAGAAGAAAAATATCAAGAAGCCTTAGTAAATGAAAGAGCTAAACTTGGGAATGTAATCATTATTGATAAAGCACAATTAGCAGATAAACCTTCAAAGCCAAACAGGCAGCTAATTGTAACAGCTGGTGCAATTTTAGGATTAGCACTTGGTGTTGGCTTTGCATTTCTTCGTGATTATCTTGATCGGTCTGTTAAAACACCTGAAGAGATTGAAGGTAAAGGAGTTTCTGTTCTTTCTTGGATACCTTCAATTGAAGAACTAAAAGATCTTGGTTCATCTCAATTAGAATTTATTGTTGCAAACAAACCGAATGCTACTGCATCAGAATCGTTTAAAGCTTTAAGAACCCGAGTTTATTATGCTAAAATTGAATCTCAGTTAAAAACTATTCTTGTTACAAGTTCATTGCCATCGGAAGGCAAAACAACGGTCGCTCTTAACCTTGCCGGAAGTTTTGCTTTAGCAGATAAAAAGGTTCTATTGATAGATTGTGATCTTCGGAAACCACGTATACATGCTATCTTCCAGGCCGAAAGATATCCCGGATTAAGTGATTACTTATTCTCGAATGTCAGTTCAGATGAAATAATTCGTAAAACGAAACTGGAAAACATGGATTTTATTTCGAGTGGAACTATTCCTCCTAATCCATCAGAACTACTTGGTTCGAAACAGATGGTAGATTTTTTACACCATTTTGAAAGTATTTATGATATTATTGTCCTTGATTCTCCGCCTTATATATCAGTTACAGATGCGGAAATTTTATCAAGAATCTCTGATGGTACTATCCTGGTTTGCCGTGCTAATAAAACACCAATGGACGCATTTTTAAGAGCTCATGATAGGATTGTTGAGAATGAGAATCATAAATTCTTAGGTTCCGTTCTGAATAATTTCAGTGTTAAATCTGCCTACGGATATTACTATAATTACTATTATTATTATTCCAAACCTGACAGTCACGCAAAAAAGAAGGTTAAATCTCAAATAAAAGGTTAA
- a CDS encoding UpxY family transcription antiterminator: MDKKWYVLQSKPLKEKKVFEQIHKKNIEVYLPLMETVRYWSDRKKKINVPLFPGYLFVCADKNERYNAISNTIGALRYLMYQRRFAIVKEEEINNIRISLAEPERVKIENISLIEGDKVEILRGIFKGLKGVIVQFRGNYKLMVSIVEMNTTFSVELSNSDVKLLKRI, encoded by the coding sequence ATGGATAAGAAATGGTACGTATTACAGTCTAAACCTCTTAAGGAAAAAAAGGTGTTTGAACAAATACATAAAAAGAACATAGAAGTTTATTTACCTCTAATGGAGACTGTACGTTATTGGTCGGATAGAAAAAAGAAAATAAATGTACCTTTATTTCCCGGATATTTATTTGTATGTGCAGATAAAAATGAAAGGTACAACGCTATTTCAAATACAATAGGTGCTTTGAGATATTTAATGTATCAAAGACGTTTTGCTATTGTCAAAGAGGAAGAGATTAATAATATTCGTATTTCACTTGCAGAGCCTGAAAGGGTTAAAATTGAAAATATAAGTTTAATTGAAGGTGATAAAGTTGAAATCTTACGTGGTATCTTCAAAGGTTTGAAAGGAGTAATTGTTCAATTTCGTGGCAATTACAAGCTAATGGTTAGTATAGTGGAAATGAATACGACTTTTAGTGTTGAATTAAGTAATTCAGATGTAAAACTTTTAAAAAGAATATAG
- the prmA gene encoding 50S ribosomal protein L11 methyltransferase: MKQEYITKVSFFTGHKYLDDLINHIYLNGITSFEEQDNSVILYLKPEEASEIINNVAVNFKSGNLDISVEHIKNRNWNEEWQKSIEPIFIGKRLVVYPTWKRIEVKNYKDYIKIQIDPKMAFGTGHNETTQLVLELMLKYINKKDKYLLDFGCGTGILAIAGVKMGILKAIANDTDIDSIDSAIENFKLNRVFGKIKLYRNTISDLSESGFNVICANIISSVIKENLDYMFEKLKCNGKLFLSGILRKEERNLINFLNKKRFSVLEIIRKSEWIGVYAVKDISK, encoded by the coding sequence ATGAAGCAGGAATACATAACAAAAGTATCATTCTTTACAGGTCATAAATATCTCGATGACTTAATTAATCATATTTACTTAAATGGAATCACTTCTTTTGAAGAACAGGATAATTCTGTCATACTTTATTTAAAGCCTGAAGAAGCCTCGGAAATTATAAATAATGTTGCTGTGAATTTTAAAAGTGGAAACCTTGATATTAGTGTTGAGCATATTAAAAATAGAAATTGGAATGAAGAATGGCAAAAAAGCATTGAACCGATATTTATTGGAAAGCGATTAGTAGTATACCCAACTTGGAAAAGGATTGAAGTAAAAAATTATAAAGACTATATAAAGATTCAGATAGATCCTAAAATGGCTTTTGGTACAGGACACAATGAAACCACGCAGCTTGTACTTGAGTTAATGCTTAAGTATATAAACAAAAAAGATAAATATCTTTTGGATTTTGGTTGTGGCACTGGCATTCTTGCAATAGCAGGTGTTAAGATGGGAATACTTAAAGCAATTGCTAACGATACAGATATTGATTCAATCGATAGCGCTATTGAGAATTTCAAGTTGAACAGAGTGTTTGGTAAAATTAAGTTATACAGGAATACTATCAGCGATTTAAGTGAGAGTGGATTCAATGTTATCTGTGCCAACATTATAAGTTCAGTAATCAAGGAAAATCTTGATTATATGTTTGAAAAATTAAAGTGTAATGGTAAACTATTTCTATCAGGTATTCTCAGAAAAGAGGAAAGAAATTTGATAAATTTTCTAAATAAGAAAAGATTTAGTGTTCTTGAGATTATTCGTAAATCGGAATGGATTGGTGTTTATGCTGTCAAAGATATCAGTAAATAA
- a CDS encoding SPOR domain-containing protein, whose translation MKILNFITFVILSFILASLLSSCTSSDEEVIVVRDTVVITVQPPIKNQISVETINKRFVIQLAAFNREENVNTYVKQAKEKLGETPEIRKYGNLFVVTVGIYNYANTAQDYLTVVKSKGFKDAFVKAID comes from the coding sequence ATGAAAATATTAAATTTTATTACTTTTGTTATCCTGTCATTTATATTAGCTTCATTACTTTCTTCTTGTACTTCAAGCGACGAAGAAGTAATTGTTGTGCGTGATACGGTTGTAATTACAGTGCAGCCGCCTATCAAAAACCAGATAAGCGTAGAAACAATTAATAAAAGATTCGTTATACAGCTTGCTGCTTTTAATAGAGAAGAAAATGTCAATACCTATGTAAAACAAGCTAAAGAGAAGTTAGGCGAGACTCCCGAAATCAGAAAATATGGGAATCTATTCGTGGTTACAGTGGGAATTTATAACTATGCTAATACTGCACAGGATTATCTGACTGTTGTTAAGTCAAAAGGTTTCAAAGATGCCTTTGTAAAAGCAATCGATTAA
- a CDS encoding nucleotide sugar dehydrogenase → MNLKQKIESSKFVVGIIGLGYVGLPLALEFAVKGIKVIGFDLDTKKVIKINKDRKSYIKHIPTQRIKEAVEKKKLSATSDFSKLSIPDVVIICVPTPLNANREPDISFVMDSTKMIAKYLRKGQLISLESTTYPGTTDEDMLKVLESTGYKVGKDYYLCFSPEREDPNNPNFSTSTIPKVLGGVTKKCRDLGVMIYSKVINTVVPVSSTKAAESAKLLENIFRSINIALVNELKMVFDRMGIDVWEVINAAATKPFGFTPFYPGPGLGGHCIPIDPFYLTWKAREFDISSKFIELAGEINTSMPFYVVEKVIHALNDHKKSIKGSKILILGLAYKKDIDDLRESPSLKLIELLQDNGAKVDYNDDYSTSIPKLRKYNFNKKSVKMIPKNIKKYDLLLLSTEHSYYDYKMILKYAKIIVDTRNGFGSFKNKKIYKA, encoded by the coding sequence ATGAATTTAAAACAGAAAATTGAATCGAGCAAATTTGTTGTTGGAATTATTGGGCTAGGTTACGTAGGGTTACCGCTTGCTCTGGAGTTTGCAGTAAAAGGAATTAAAGTTATTGGCTTTGACCTTGATACAAAAAAGGTTATTAAAATTAATAAAGATAGAAAATCTTATATTAAACACATACCAACCCAAAGGATAAAAGAAGCAGTTGAAAAAAAGAAATTGAGTGCGACATCAGACTTTTCAAAGCTATCTATTCCTGATGTTGTTATTATTTGCGTGCCGACACCATTAAATGCGAACAGAGAACCCGATATTTCGTTTGTTATGGATTCGACAAAAATGATTGCCAAGTATTTAAGAAAGGGGCAACTTATTTCCTTGGAAAGCACGACATATCCGGGAACAACCGACGAAGACATGTTGAAAGTTTTGGAATCTACCGGTTATAAAGTTGGTAAGGATTATTATTTGTGTTTTTCACCTGAAAGAGAGGACCCTAATAATCCCAATTTTTCAACATCTACTATCCCAAAAGTTCTTGGTGGAGTTACAAAAAAATGTAGAGATTTAGGAGTAATGATTTACAGCAAAGTGATAAACACGGTTGTACCTGTGTCTTCAACGAAAGCAGCAGAATCAGCAAAATTACTTGAAAATATATTTCGTTCTATAAATATTGCTTTGGTTAATGAACTTAAGATGGTATTCGATAGGATGGGAATTGATGTTTGGGAAGTAATTAACGCAGCTGCTACTAAGCCATTTGGATTCACACCCTTTTATCCTGGACCGGGACTTGGAGGACATTGCATTCCTATAGATCCTTTTTATCTAACATGGAAAGCGAGGGAGTTTGATATTTCTTCAAAATTTATTGAACTCGCAGGAGAGATAAATACATCGATGCCATTTTATGTTGTTGAAAAAGTTATTCATGCACTTAATGATCATAAGAAGTCAATAAAAGGATCTAAAATATTAATATTGGGACTTGCGTATAAAAAGGATATAGATGATTTACGAGAATCTCCATCCCTAAAACTAATTGAATTGTTACAGGACAATGGGGCAAAAGTTGATTATAATGACGATTATTCAACATCAATTCCAAAACTTAGGAAATATAATTTTAACAAGAAATCTGTTAAAATGATACCTAAAAACATTAAAAAGTATGATTTGTTATTATTATCGACCGAACACTCTTATTATGACTACAAAATGATACTAAAATATGCTAAAATTATTGTTGATACAAGAAATGGATTTGGATCATTTAAAAACAAGAAAATATACAAAGCGTAA
- a CDS encoding SPOR domain-containing protein — protein sequence MTVTIVEEETDTLYNNQPRIETRNFTVQIGAFANKSFADEFLKNAKPNFGIEVKMIKSPDGIYRISLGEFSTLDEAEVVLKTAVSKGYLDSFIRDSSGPVYK from the coding sequence ATGACAGTCACTATTGTTGAAGAAGAAACTGATACTCTCTACAATAATCAACCGAGAATTGAGACCAGAAATTTCACAGTCCAAATTGGTGCTTTTGCAAATAAATCCTTTGCGGATGAGTTCCTTAAAAATGCAAAACCAAACTTTGGTATAGAAGTAAAAATGATAAAGTCTCCTGACGGTATATATAGAATCTCTTTAGGAGAGTTCTCAACCTTGGATGAAGCAGAGGTTGTGCTTAAGACTGCAGTAAGTAAGGGTTATCTTGATTCTTTCATTCGGGATAGTTCTGGACCAGTATATAAATAA
- a CDS encoding cupin domain-containing protein, translating into MSGKKFNLEKIISKGYVTPDDKWIIEDTNEFVMLLKGNADLLFENGQNIKLSEGDYFVIPKNTKHKVTRTSRRPLCYWLTIHYK; encoded by the coding sequence TTGTCCGGAAAAAAATTTAACCTCGAAAAGATAATTTCTAAAGGGTACGTTACTCCTGATGATAAATGGATTATTGAAGATACAAATGAGTTTGTTATGCTGCTAAAAGGAAACGCGGATTTGTTATTTGAAAACGGACAAAATATTAAACTATCAGAAGGTGATTATTTTGTTATACCAAAAAATACTAAACATAAAGTAACTCGTACATCCAGAAGACCATTATGTTACTGGTTAACGATACATTATAAATAA
- a CDS encoding MFS transporter: MKPSLLSFDSNGKPVHSKEYKRQRIFNWLPLGLTYAFLYMARYNLTVSKNALGSLMSKEDFGIIFAAGTITYAFSFLINGPLTDKFGGRRSILLGAGGAAVMNLFMGLFLYGILSLGWNMNLTVAFSILYALNMYFQSFGAVAIVKVNSSWFHVKERGVFGGIFGILISLGLYFAFDWSQYIVNFVEKIDPANPSYWFVFWVPAAILIFWFIYDILKLRDYPSQAGYLDFDTGDASSGDESEFSLKEVFKKIFTNKVIIVVGLIEFCTGVLRNGVMHWFPIYAKEQLITAGEMVSSWNFWLNNWGLLLMVAGASGGMLAGWMSDKFFGSRRAPVAGILYTTLLLATIGMIFTLHNNPWGLGILVFIISIAVIGTHGMLSGTATMDFGGRKSAGTAVGLIDGLVYLGTGVQSLSLGFITSWNWNYWPVFLIPFALLGIYFTKTIWNAFPKGKTTAH; encoded by the coding sequence ATGAAACCATCATTACTTAGCTTCGATTCAAATGGAAAACCAGTTCATTCGAAAGAATATAAAAGACAGAGAATCTTCAATTGGCTTCCTTTGGGTTTAACTTATGCATTTCTTTACATGGCTCGTTACAACCTTACTGTATCAAAGAATGCACTCGGTAGCTTAATGTCCAAAGAAGATTTTGGAATTATTTTTGCCGCGGGCACTATTACTTATGCATTCTCGTTTCTTATAAACGGACCACTTACAGATAAATTTGGAGGCAGAAGGTCTATATTACTCGGTGCTGGAGGTGCTGCTGTAATGAATCTGTTCATGGGCTTATTTCTTTATGGTATATTAAGTCTGGGCTGGAACATGAATCTAACGGTTGCCTTTTCTATTCTTTATGCACTAAACATGTATTTCCAGAGTTTTGGTGCTGTTGCTATTGTTAAAGTAAATTCTTCATGGTTTCATGTCAAAGAACGAGGTGTCTTTGGAGGTATATTTGGAATATTAATTTCTCTTGGATTGTACTTTGCATTTGATTGGAGTCAGTATATTGTGAATTTTGTTGAAAAAATTGATCCCGCTAATCCAAGCTACTGGTTTGTTTTCTGGGTTCCCGCAGCAATTCTCATATTCTGGTTTATTTATGATATCTTAAAGTTAAGAGATTATCCATCGCAGGCAGGTTACTTGGATTTTGATACGGGCGATGCATCTTCGGGAGATGAATCAGAATTCTCCCTTAAAGAAGTTTTTAAGAAAATATTTACAAACAAAGTTATTATAGTAGTTGGTTTGATTGAATTCTGTACGGGTGTTCTAAGAAATGGTGTCATGCATTGGTTTCCAATTTATGCAAAAGAACAACTTATAACAGCCGGTGAAATGGTATCTTCATGGAATTTCTGGCTGAATAACTGGGGCTTGTTGTTAATGGTTGCTGGTGCTTCAGGTGGCATGCTTGCTGGTTGGATGTCCGATAAATTCTTTGGGTCAAGACGTGCACCGGTTGCTGGTATATTATATACCACCTTATTGCTTGCAACTATCGGAATGATTTTTACATTGCATAATAATCCGTGGGGGCTGGGAATCTTGGTGTTTATTATTTCAATAGCAGTTATTGGAACTCACGGAATGTTAAGCGGTACAGCTACTATGGACTTCGGCGGTCGAAAATCTGCCGGTACCGCAGTTGGATTAATTGATGGACTTGTATATTTAGGTACGGGCGTCCAATCTTTATCTTTAGGATTCATAACAAGCTGGAATTGGAATTACTGGCCTGTATTCCTTATTCCGTTTGCTCTCTTGGGTATCTATTTCACAAAAACAATCTGGAATGCATTCCCAAAAGGGAAAACAACTGCACATTAA
- the gmd gene encoding GDP-mannose 4,6-dehydratase, whose protein sequence is MARSKIALITGITGQDGSYLAEILLQKGYIVHGIIRRSSSFNTGRIDHLYSDKTILDTKLFLHYGDVTDTSNLNRLLEKTHPDEIYNLAAQSHVKVSFEVPEYTAEVDAVGTLRFLDAIRETGLKTKFYQASTSELFGKVQEIPQNEKTPFYPRSPYGVAKIYGYWIVVNYREAYNIFACNGILFNHESPRRGETFVTRKISRAVSRIVCGNQKKLLLGNLNAKRDWGYAPEYCEGMWRMLQNKEPEDFVLATGETHTVREFVELSFKSLGVELEWRGSNEDEKGIINKVNVDLILEGLNDVKPMLQDTLLKYIKKGEVVVDVDKNYYRPTEVDLLIGDASKAERILNWKPKIKFEDLVKIMINADFEKVLKRGY, encoded by the coding sequence ATGGCAAGGTCAAAAATAGCATTAATAACAGGAATTACCGGACAAGACGGAAGTTATCTTGCTGAAATATTATTACAAAAAGGGTACATTGTACATGGTATAATTAGAAGGAGCAGTTCTTTTAATACAGGAAGGATTGACCATTTGTATTCTGACAAAACTATACTTGATACTAAGTTGTTTCTTCATTACGGAGATGTGACTGATACAAGCAATTTAAACAGACTGCTTGAAAAGACTCATCCTGATGAAATTTATAACCTTGCTGCTCAAAGCCATGTTAAAGTTTCGTTCGAAGTTCCAGAATATACAGCTGAGGTTGATGCAGTAGGTACGCTTAGATTCTTGGATGCAATTAGAGAAACCGGACTGAAAACAAAATTCTATCAAGCATCAACGAGTGAATTGTTTGGTAAGGTGCAGGAGATTCCTCAGAATGAGAAGACTCCCTTCTATCCAAGAAGTCCTTACGGTGTTGCAAAAATATACGGTTATTGGATAGTCGTAAATTACAGAGAAGCTTACAATATATTTGCATGTAATGGTATATTGTTTAATCACGAATCACCACGAAGAGGTGAAACCTTTGTTACAAGGAAAATTTCAAGAGCAGTTTCCAGAATTGTATGTGGAAATCAGAAAAAGTTATTACTTGGAAATCTTAATGCAAAGAGAGACTGGGGATATGCTCCTGAATATTGCGAAGGTATGTGGCGGATGCTTCAAAATAAAGAACCGGAGGATTTTGTACTGGCTACAGGAGAAACACATACAGTAAGAGAATTTGTAGAGCTATCATTTAAATCGTTAGGGGTCGAGCTTGAATGGAGAGGCTCAAATGAGGACGAAAAGGGGATTATTAATAAAGTTAATGTTGATTTAATCTTAGAAGGACTAAATGATGTTAAACCAATGCTACAGGACACATTATTGAAATATATTAAGAAGGGTGAAGTTGTTGTTGATGTAGACAAGAATTATTACAGACCAACCGAGGTTGATTTGCTGATTGGGGATGCATCAAAAGCAGAAAGAATACTTAACTGGAAGCCTAAGATAAAATTTGAAGATCTGGTTAAGATAATGATTAATGCTGATTTCGAAAAAGTGCTAAAAAGGGGGTACTAA
- a CDS encoding tetrahydrofolate dehydrogenase/cyclohydrolase catalytic domain-containing protein, with protein sequence MAIDKIIDGKIISDIIKREVKAETQTLISEKNIIPGLAFIIVGENPASKVYVKNKGKACEEMGFYSVTSHLPESTSEQELLDLISQFNSDSKIHGVLVQLPLPNHINESRIIEAIDYRKDVDGFHPQNVGRLSIGQSCFIPCTPFGILELIRRSDIETKGKNTVIIGRSNIVGKPIAALFLRKNINSTVTVCHSATKDIKQYSSGADILISAIGKPNFVKSDMIKENAVIIDVGINRVDDPTSPKGSKLTGDVDFVDCYDKASRITPVPGGVGLMTIAMLMRNTLDSATNKIYK encoded by the coding sequence ATGGCAATAGATAAGATTATTGATGGAAAAATCATTTCTGATATTATAAAACGTGAAGTAAAAGCGGAAACTCAAACATTAATATCCGAAAAGAATATAATACCCGGACTCGCTTTTATTATTGTTGGTGAGAATCCTGCTTCAAAAGTTTACGTTAAGAATAAAGGCAAGGCTTGTGAAGAAATGGGATTTTATTCCGTAACCTCACACCTTCCCGAGTCAACTTCGGAGCAGGAATTATTAGATTTAATATCACAGTTCAATTCAGATTCAAAAATTCATGGTGTTCTTGTACAACTACCTCTACCTAACCATATTAACGAATCAAGAATTATTGAAGCAATTGATTATCGGAAAGATGTTGATGGATTTCATCCTCAAAATGTTGGACGTCTTTCAATTGGTCAGAGCTGCTTTATTCCCTGTACACCTTTCGGAATATTAGAATTAATAAGACGTTCGGATATTGAAACAAAAGGTAAGAACACCGTGATTATTGGGAGAAGCAACATCGTAGGGAAACCGATTGCCGCTTTATTCTTAAGGAAGAATATTAACTCAACAGTTACTGTTTGTCATAGTGCTACAAAAGATATAAAGCAGTATTCATCTGGAGCTGATATTCTAATCTCAGCGATAGGTAAACCGAATTTCGTAAAGTCAGATATGATAAAAGAAAATGCTGTAATAATTGATGTCGGTATTAATAGAGTTGATGATCCAACATCACCTAAGGGCTCGAAATTAACCGGTGATGTTGACTTTGTAGACTGCTATGATAAAGCTTCAAGAATTACTCCTGTTCCCGGTGGTGTTGGTCTTATGACCATTGCTATGCTTATGAGAAATACCCTCGATTCAGCAACCAATAAGATTTATAAATGA